The sequence below is a genomic window from Dromaius novaehollandiae isolate bDroNov1 chromosome 7, bDroNov1.hap1, whole genome shotgun sequence.
ACTAATAAAGTgttaaaaacaagatttttacAATCACCTTAATAGATATAAAAAGATGctgtaaaaacataaaaaattctGTGACAAAGAATTATTTTGCAAATTATTTAAATTCAATGTCcagaaaaaagccagaaatttTTTAAGTACTTAGAGTTCATCATGCTGATAGACATTGTACTCTTTTGCTGATATGAAACCATCTCCATCATGGTCATTCTTCTTGAATATATCAGCTAAGATTTCATCATGGACTGAGGGATGACGTTTTTTGCCATCTCTTGCAAATTCTTCCTTCAAATACTGGCttatctaaaagaaaagaaaaaaactgagttTGCTGTGTGTGTCATAAAAATTAGTGTATAGGTACACTTCTAATCAAGATAACTTTATTTATTctaaaaaaccccaacatttcAAATTCCATAGCAAAACTATGTCAAACCTCCACAAAATGTTAAACAGCCTTTAAATTTTGGGGGTATAACATTCATTAGCAGACATAACAGAAATTTTCAAGAAGTGGCTGCCACTAAAACTTCTGGCACTTTCTGAATTTGTATTGAGCAATAATCTACATCTAAAAAGTACCATGATTTTTCTGGCAATTTAAAGAGTGTCAAAAGCAGAAAGAGTCCAGATTAATCTCTGGCCTGTTTCTCAGGAACACCAAGGACACAAACTGTGTCTAAGAAACTGAGTAAACATTCAGGCATTTTTTTATTGTGCTATTTTGCACTTTTAGGCCAGGAGCACTCAACAGCTACCTTCAAGCACACTTGCAGTATAAACAGGAGCTACTGTGCCTGCTGCGCAGACATGTAAGTTTGTTTCCCAAGTCTGAGACATACCATCGTATTGAAGCAAATGTCAACACTGCACAGTGTAGTCTGTGTAAGCATACAAAAGCTTTACATGAtaactggagcagcagcagctcatgtAAAGGTAACAGCAATTAACATTAACTATATGGTTTATGAATATGATCTATTCCAAATTAGTTATATTGTATTACCTCAAGTTGAGAGAGCTTCTTGTCACTGTCCTTGTCTATTTGATTAAATGCTTCAACACTGCGTGGTCCCTTATTTACTGCATAAAGTTCAATCTCAAAGATCAATGTTGCATTGGGTGGAATCTTGCCCTGTgctatgaatattaaaaaaaaaaaaaagtgtttaagaaaTCAGACACTGTGGTCAGAGATCACACATATGACACAGGCACACATAAAGTGCCTTACTTTTCTGTTATGAAAGGTTGTATTAATATGCAGATCACTTTGGTAACAGAATGACAATCTAAAccctaaatttaaaaatgttacaaaGATAGAGGGGAGGATTGTTTAGATTCTGGCAAAACAAAAAATGGGATTAGTTGGACACGTCACtttgttaaataaaatacttttgagAGAGATTTGCAAACAATATACTTCCCTGAACCAAAATTAAATTCCTCATatcaaatcaatttttttttaaattaagatataAACAACTTTGAGAAGGATTTGCGTATCATGAAAAACAAATCATATTTCTGAAGTCCAGACCATTTTACATACTGTCACATGATGGGCCTCACATTGAGAGATTGACCCTAGACATATGCCTTTATTTAATATCTGCAATCTGATTTTGAAAGATTAAAGTAATAAAGTGATGCTCGTATGTATTTTTTGCCTGAGGGGACAAGCAGATAATATCAGGTTTTAGAAGCTTCCTATGAGATTACATCTATGGTAAAAACATTAtgcaaaacagtgttttaaatatgCAACCTGTTAGAAAGACGCAACAGAATGCAAGTTATCAGATTCACAAAAAGATGAACTAGTGGATATTTTGTTTGGTCCCAAAAAAGAAACTATGGTAGGCTTCATTATTCTTGTGTCAAAGCATTATTTGGTATCTGATGTAAAAGAAACAGTGCCTATAAACATAGGTCATTGTACCATGCATCTggccaaaaaacaaacaaaacaaaacaaaacaaaacctctcaCAGAATACTGAAAAAGACAGGAACAAACTAACAGGGTGTAAAAATCAAGCCAAAAAAAGCATCTAAAAATCATGCAGTGTACAATTAGAATGTAAACATGCAAGCTGCTTCTATCCTTAGCTAAAGCTAGTGAATATGGCATTGTAACCTCAGAATTTTGACCGAAGTTAATTTTGAACTTGTGCCCATCTTTCAAGCCAAGAACAGGTCAAGAATCTACTTTGTTTATAAACAGAAGGCAAACAAAACTATTACTTGCACTTCTCATCTAAAATATCTGTAATAAAGTGACAGGTTTCAGAGTTCAAAAGATTTTAATCTTACAAGCTTTAAATGTGTAGAAGTTTTAAATATATCTGAATATATGCTATGGTTTATACACTACTTATGAAAGAAAGATACAATAGTAGAATTCAGTGCCAGTAGTTTTTTAAGAATATACATACCAACAAGAAAAGATATGTAAAGACCTAAAAAGCCACATGCATCTTTTCTAATTCAAGATTAGGCAGGCATCTTCCCCAGCATGCAGGAATACGCTGAGACAGAAGACAGGAATgttgtaggaaaaaaatactttctcgAAGTCCTACCTAGAACAAATAGTTACAGCTAGTATTAGATTTTAAGAACACTTCTGTTTGGTACCAAGTGTTTTTCCTTATTGTTACAAGACTTCCTTATTAAACATTGTTTATGCTCAGAGGCAAAACTCACTGCTAGTAAGCTTCACTGGCTGCAGTGGAATTGTCTCACAGATGAGACTGGTTCATGGGATTCTGACACAGCACCATTAAGAAGTTAAGACCATACAGCAGGAGTTACCTATTCAGAGAAACTACCATACCCAAGTTAGAGatgaatttaaaatatctaaatattAGAGTGCTGAAACAGTGCGTAAGACTAAGACTAGAACTATctattttatctatttatttttatatactgcACATGTAAATATCAGAAATTCAAACCCCATTTCATGCATTGTATTATTGCAATTATTATGTAGTCATGACATTGTCCATTAACTATCCACAACATAAGCAgtcttttaaagaaatgattcCTAGTTAGACTGATTCAGTGGCATGCAGTGCATTACATTCCATTTTGCTCAGAAAATGCAGGATTTCATTAAAAGGTTAAGCAGGTAGCACTCACATAATAGAAATTAAACATGAATAGAATATagtatattaagaaaaaaactgcTTGTATGGATGTTAGAAAGAGATCTTCCTTTTGCTGTCAATTTTTGGCATGGTGGCAATACTCAGAGAAACGTGTCAGGTGCCTCATTGTACTGAATTCTGATGCAAACTGCAAGGCCTAGCAGAGGGTCTATGGTAAGGGCTACTCAAACTGCACAGGAATGAGCAGGATTAGATCCCACTGCAGTTGTCACCTTAAGTGCCCTCCAAAAATAATGGCAGGCCAATTCTTACAGTCATTTACAATACTATATGTTCATTTGAAAATGTAACTGAAACAGAGAAAAGACATGAAGTTTagtattaaaacttttttttttttaccgtaTCCTTGCTGTCCATATGCTAATGATGGAGGAATGGTCACCTTCCGTTTTTCTCCAGGACACATATTCATCATAGCAATATCTAACCCTTTTATGACTTGTCCAACACCCAGAACGAACCATTTTGGGTGACCTTCATTTTGCGTccgactattaaaaaaaattgtgagtggATAACAATGAATTCAgtattcatatattttttaagaaaataactttACTGTTAGCAGTCACAGTAAAAGTATGCATTAGACTTAAAACACAAATAGAGTACAATAATATTTGAAGTACTAATGCTATTTTTCTGCTATGTCTATCATTCATTGAGGGTCAAATCTTGAGATATGTAAAGTGCAACCTCCCtttgaaatcaaagaaaaagtaaaaacctgacttcttaaaaaagggggggggggtggaagaggagagaaatgtCCAGTCTTTCTGATCATATGCACTCCACGCTAGAAATTTCATAGGTCTGACAGTCACAAGGTGCCGCTGCAGAAagcctgggagaggaggagggctGAGAGCAATTCACTGCTCAGAAGCGAAAATGTCTTCTAGTTCTCACCACATTgtggtggggtgggatggggcacGCAGGCGAGTGTCATGGTGATCTCGCAGTCTTGGCTACAGCACATGGCCACCCACCTCTCTGCACAGTTAAGATGTTCAGTGTTTGACCCAGCTTCTGGTCAAATGAGGTATCCCTGGGGGAGAGCTACAGTGAATTGTGCATGAGCAACACGTAGCTCAAAAGCTGAAGTTACCGTATATGCTATGTATTTTCCTTAGATCCTACAAATGGGAGATGAATCAAGATTGTGTAATAAACTAGGCTACTGTCTATAATATTCATCAAAGTATGGGTAAGGAATGAGACAGATACGCTAAAGAGAGAAAAGACTCTCCCATATAGTTCTGAGCAGGTGAGTCCTGCCTAATAGGACACGCCAACATTAAAAGGGAGGCATCgtaaaaacaaagcttttgcaCGAGAGTTTCTGTGCAAAGAAAGATAAGGCAAACTGAAACAGCCCAAAGACGGACGGATGGGGTGATATGAAGAGGCAAAAGCATAAATGCTAACTCTGGGACAAAGAGAAAGGcagcacagaggaaaagagaaagcagggaGGTGCAGAAATACCGCAAACCGCTAGTGCAATGTGGCAGCACTGCAGAGTGCTGTCTGTAAAAGTATAAAGTGTATGCTGTACTCAAACTTCTAACAAAAATACTCAGATTTCTTAGGCCAATCTATGTCCTTGCCAGTAGTTTCTCCCCCAAACTGAGATGTGCGTACAGACTTCAGCACAGAGCAAGGGAGGTGTATGTCCTCCTGCTCTAGCCAAGGGGTCTCGGAGACTTCCCAGCGCCTGGGCCGCGCGTGTCACGCAGTGACCTTCCCTCTCGGACACCGCTCTCACGCCAAGCAGCTCAGCACAAGCCGCTTTCCGCACAGGTATCCTACTCATCCCCGCTAAAACCAGAACCGTGGCACTCGGCTTAGGACGCGACAAGCTGGGACGGGGACGCTGTTCGCGTTACTTTAACGCAGGCTGCCGGGCGGGGCGAGGcctcaggcggcggcggcggccccggcacggcccgacccgacccggccgggccccgcgagGCGGGACACgtggcggcggccgcgctccgtGGGGATCCGGGCCGAGGAGGGCGCCGCTGCCCGGGgaggccggcggcgcggccgggccgccctCACACACCTGCAGTAGAACCTGGAGCCGTCGCTGGCCAGGTACCCGTCGTAGTGCGCGTTCAGCAGGTCGCCCTTCTTGCTCCGCGGGCCGCACTGCTCGGGGACGTGCAGCACCTCTATCCTCACCTcctccgccgcggcggccccgccgccctcgccccgcgccgcggccgccagcaGGCCCAGCGCCTGCGACAGGAGCAGCAGGCCCAGCCCGCGGCCCATGCCGGCGGCGCCCGCTCCCGAGGCGGCTGCGTGGCACTGTCCGCCCGCCCGgcggaggcccggcccggcccaggggCCGAGCCcagcccgcggcgccgcccccgcccgcccgggacAGCCCCGCCGCCTGCGGGTGAGCGGCAGGATGTGGCGCCGCTCGGCGCgtcgcgctccccccgcgccggcccgcccgccgccaggccgcgccgcgcgccTCGCCTGACCGAGGATTTACGCAggcgagcgggccgggccgggggaacACGCCACTGTCGGGCCCGGGGCGCTGCGcaccggcggcggccggggcaggcGGCTCCGTGCGGCCTGGCCGGGGGCTCCCCCGCGCGTCCCGGCTGGGCTCCGCCGGCCCCTTCCATCCGGGCAGCGAAGGAGACGTCAGGGTCCATgcgagcagccgcggggcggggggggcggagggccggggggagagaggcggccgcgccgggcgggcgggcgtcgccgccgccgcggccggggccgccgcggcgccctgAGCTGAGCGGCTCCGCCTCCACGTCCgcagggagcggcggcgggggagggagaTCCGCGCCAGCCCCGACAACTGCTGCTGCCCTTTCCCCCGCGGAGGAGCAGGAGGATGCGGGCCGGAGCCGTGCCCTGAGCGATGGAGGGAGTCCTGTACAAGTGGACCAACTACCTGGCGGGTaggcggccggggggcgcgggccggggggccgcggcggggcggggcgggggggcgggcgcgggccggcggctgcCCGTCTCCCCGAGGAGGCGGCCGTTAGTCGGCAGGGGCTTCTCGGCCTCGCCGCCGGCTGGCCGTTTGCAGCCCGGAATTGCTGCTTTTTGGCTCCTAAACTGCGCTTTGCCTTTGGAGCAAAGCCTCCCGCGGTGGCCGAGCGCGGCTGATGGCGCCTGCCCTGCCGCCGCACTGGGGGCCGCCGCGCTGGGGCCGCCCCCGGCTCTCTGCGGGTTAGATCAAGCTTTGGACGCTGAGACAGCAGGAGATAGATACTATGCGATGGCCTTTGCCAGAGACCACCTACTCTTCCGCCTATATCTATATTCACGACACTCTTTGGAGACAGGCCTAGCCTGTTTGTGCCTTCGTGGGCAACCTATGCACTGTGGGTACTGATGCAGCTCAAAGATCCTCAAAACAGACCTGCCGAACTCCCGTGGTTTTCCACAGGGAACAGAGTGGCTAAATACCTTGGAAGAGCTGGATTGAATATTGCCAAGTTAGTCAAGAGCCCTAACAGAACAGAGACCTGAACTGCTGTCTTAAATGTCACATCCGAACATCCAAAGTATTGGATGTTTCCTTCCATCTTTCATTTCCCtaggaaatagcttttttttgtgGCATACAAACTTGCAAGGTATCTTCAGTTGCAGTTAAGGAATCATTCGATATTGCATCTTTAAATCTTCAATGGTGAATGTAAAATTCTCTTAGTATAAAATATGCTCTCCTAGTATACAGTTTggatggtaatttttttttttaacctgtgctCCCATATCCTAACCTGTAAAACATACAAAGAGCTTTAGTTCTGGGTAATTTATTCTGGAAATTCATTTTTAGAAGTGCTGCAGAGAGAAGTGTAGGCAATGCCTGCATTTGCTATCAGAATTCCAGTGTTGTTTGCCTCATGCTCTGTAATAATAGAGGTACCTCCCCCTGGAGATAACAATGGATAGATTGTACTTCCAAGGTGAAACAGATGTCTTTTCTGACACTGTAATAGGACTGATTTTCCCCCGGGAGCAGATCGGTGTTGGATCGTACATCATGCTTAATCAGGCCTCTTGTTTGAGTACTTTGACAATATTCCGTTTGTCCTTTTGTTGTCTTGCACGTTATATGTGCTGTTCTACATGTGTGCAGTCCTGCTTCAGGAAATTCAGATTTCAAATGTGGAGTGATGTGAAACTCAATTCTCAGAACTTGTAAAATGCGGGCCACATTGCAATGATGCCAGTGAAGAAAACATGGAGTGGCATCCTCATGCACAAGGCTGTCCATAGTACCTACTCTTTCCCTTTGGAACAACTAATCAACTCACCTCAGACTAGCttgttttgctgtatttgatGTATCGTGTGCAATCTTGCATGTTGCTTGGATTGCCAATCCAGGAACAGAGTTCTAGCCTAGCTCCTGAATGTGGATAATTTAAATGAAGAAGAACTATGCACTTGCTTAATTCACTAACAGTCGTTGGGTTCCATTATTGCATGCACTTGCTGTGAACCAAAATGTACACAGCGTAGTCTCGTATTTATCTGAGCAAATATGTGTCCatgcatgcagggcttccagtgAAAGAGAGCAGTTGTACTACAATCACATAGCTGTTTGGTAAGATATTTTTCTCACTTCTCCACATTAAATGTGGAGATACTACTAGAGAAAAATTGTGGgtataaaagaaataatgaatacaagtttcttttcaaaatagttttgtcACTTCCATTTTGTGGCAGAAAAGTTACTGTAGCAAAGTGTAAAAAGGTCACAGGTAAGGAGTCTTTGTGGTGTAGCTGGTGTTTGCTATAGACTTTAAAGTCTGTTATTTAATAAGTAAATATTTAACAGTGACTATGAATGCTGGATAATAGACTGTCATAGGACTCTGCATAATAGACTCTTACATCAACATGCATCTAACTTTCACTGAAAGTTAGTACTGAGTACCAGCCTCCAGAACCCTTGCTTGGGATATGTAGGCCAGCTGATTCAACAGAATCATCTAATCATGTTAGTCAGGTTTTTAAATGTTGTTAGCGACTTTCTTGTTACTCTACTGTGTATTTTTGTAGCCAGAAATAAGACATACTGCTTGTTTTCACTAACCATAGAAGCCAAGCAGTGAAGGAACTTGCTAATATTGCTGAAGTGTTGCAAAAAAACATTATTTAGCTTCctgcttcattaaaaacaaacccaaaatacAGCTTGTTTTTCTCACTTGCATAATATGCGTGCATCTGTGAATTTGTAAAAGTATGAGTTTGttaaatattttgtgaaacaTAGAACACTTTTTCAAGGGCCCAAGTTCATATAAGAAgaggtatttttgttttcattgttttgctTGCTTCTGTAAGGCACTTGGAGTCTTTTAGTGCCGTTTTGCTTGCTTCTGTAAGGCACTTGGAGTCTTTTAGTgccttgcttctgttttttcaatGCTAGCATAATGTGAGGCTATCATCTGTGTGTAATATAATAATCATCTGTGCAGGGTCCCTTTTTATCAGCACAAGACTGTTTAGAAAAACATCG
It includes:
- the FKBP7 gene encoding peptidyl-prolyl cis-trans isomerase FKBP7, coding for MGRGLGLLLLSQALGLLAAAARGEGGGAAAAEEVRIEVLHVPEQCGPRSKKGDLLNAHYDGYLASDGSRFYCSRTQNEGHPKWFVLGVGQVIKGLDIAMMNMCPGEKRKVTIPPSLAYGQQGYAQGKIPPNATLIFEIELYAVNKGPRSVEAFNQIDKDSDKKLSQLEISQYLKEEFARDGKKRHPSVHDEILADIFKKNDHDGDGFISAKEYNVYQHDEL